The Diadema setosum chromosome 8, eeDiaSeto1, whole genome shotgun sequence genome includes the window GCTTTACAACTAAGCCTTTAAACTTAGCCTTACATTACACAATGTATTAAACTTCAACAGATACAATTGTACAAGTACTTTATGATAATGGCAATAGCTTGAATTGTAAGAAATAGACACCAGAAATAAATATTGTATGCTGCATGAAATGAATACATGTCATCTATTCTTGTTTGTTCTGCCATTATACGGGCATTCCTCACTTAACTACTGTAACAGACCCTATGGCGCCATCCTCTGCCACAATAGTACAATCCTGGAGATGTTTACGATCAACTTATTGCACTGAATACATTCACATGATGGAGCCAGCATTGACCAGCTTTGCACACTCCAAGCTGATGCACGATGCCATACGGGTGAAGGGCTTGATGGGGTAATACACATAAGGGCACCTGTTGCCCAGACTAGCTGGGCATGTATTACATACACAAGGCTGTTCAAAGACACGCAGAATGCTCCGAGCAAGTGCTCGGACTCTTGTCCTATTTAGGATAACATGAATGAAACTTGTCCGTCACAGGAAACATCCTGTTCTGCTCTTCAGATGGGGCTGTGTGCATTGGATGATTCTGCAGCATCTGTGCCTCTACATTTCCACACATCTCCTGTGCAGAACATTTTGTTGGAGAACATCACGGACATGAGCACAAGTGTAAGACCCGAGGACATCTCGCATCGCAAATTTGCGTTGAGAAAACCTCTGGAACCACTCCCGACACCTCACTACCATGTAGCTTTTCAAGGGTGCATTAAATTACCCCTCCTTCCTGGGGGTAACACCCAACCCCCTTCATCCTATCCCAGCCACGGTATAGGAACGCGTCAGtcttctccccctcctcctccctgtGTCCTCTCATCAAGGGCTCATGTCTGCTCCGTGGCCGTCACTGCCTCATCCTGGTGTCTCTTCCAAACTATCACCAGGCCCTGCAGATCAGAGATAGGCAACAGGGAAGCTAATGATTAGCAAGGAGCTAGAGGTGATACTTTAGCAGGGCTGCAATCATTCCCACATCAAATCAGGAAGAGGTTCCAAAGAGACACTTGGGTACCTAAATAGGCAAACATTATTCCCAAATTCAGTTAGCGGATCCAGGAGAGGGCACACCAGGCACGCACCAcctttaattttgttcttttcttttttttaataaaagacataaaaagaaaggtgtcccctttaatttttgtttttgatttgaatgaGACCATCCTTGTCAGGACATTGTGCTCCCATGTTTTGTGCTTGTTGGCTGACTAAACCCGGAAATGGTAAATAAACTGCTTTGCACCCCCCTTCATAAAATTCCTGAATTCCCTCTCATAGAAGCATTCCTCCTAAACCCCCATATGTGCCTCACCTCTGCATCAGATGTTGCCAGGAGACTCTCGTCATAGTTGAAGCCGACACCCAGGACAGGGGCTGAGTGTCCCTGGAGCTTATTGACACAGGGCTTGGCGGTGCGCTCGATGTCAAAGAAGTACACAGTCATGTCTTCACTGCCGGACACTGAGAGAATCAGAAGAGTGATGTGTTCACGTCAAATCAAATTGGAAAATGCTGGCAGCATCTAACTTGAGCAACAACAGTGCGCATTTCATATTTAAAGCCGTTACTTGGGTTATGACAAAAAGCAAATACTCTTTgcatacagttaaactcgcctaagtcgacatcgcatatgtcgaataatcgcgcaagtcaatgattttaaaaagtccagatttttccccattgacttacgtgtattaattcactcacaagtcgaattttgtaagtcgaatactcgcctaagtcgatgaagttccaagaacactttcacagaaaaaccattaaattcactgtgcctaagtcgaataagattttattgtgcaataaatcactgtcaaaatcacgagacgccagtttttgtttacataaaacctagcccgaccagacaggtgacaaaaaatgatctaaagtatcaaaattcaaagcgatcgcatgcgattgttgaactctcttcgtgtctggaggtccgctggtacagccctgtcgcgctacgtacaGTATATagcaactgggctgtgtatagtttgtgcgtacagcgactgggctgtgtatagtctgtgtatgtttgcagtctgcgctgtgcagtggatggatgaagctgctgagttttcaaagcggaaagtaagGGGAcagttacgggcacgggtaaatcagaattacAACTccacacgcatttcaagccacggcatggtaaactggaatcaatcactgctcaaatatcgttcatattcacttccccaaggtttaacaagggtgtaaagtaatcggacctgtgccaatactaatgcactgtccatgcaaagttagccgcggccctgctgggcgacccgtgctgcggcacacctctctagctctcggctccagagtagacaacatacatgtacatttatacataatgtatgtgtgtggtgtaactgttgttaagtcgattttttttcgacttacgcacaagtcgaaaatcgcctaagttgacgtgttttgctcagtcccgagaagatcaaCTTATGCAAGTTTAACTGTACTTGACATCTCTTAAAGGAGCTGCCAGCAGCCTCTACAGATCAAAAAATACATGGacaatattaagaaaatattaTACAGGTGTATGACTGTAGGCTCTATGTGATATGAGACTTATTCAAGCAATGATGATGCTGGAgctagtaatgatgatgatgattataaagacgatgatgctgatgatagagaaaatgacaatgatgatagcaatgatgatgacgaaAAAGAATATTAGAAtgatagatgataataattatgattacgatgatagtaatgatgataatgatgatgatgatgatgatgatgatatcaatgaccatgaaaaagagaatgaaaatgatGCTAATGATGATAAGAAACATGACAATGATATAGATTACAGTGaagataatgacaatgatgtccACCAAGACATTCTGATCTCTTTACCCACACATGCTCCCTCCCTGAAGGACATCAAGGGACAGAAGGAGCTTCTCACATTCTCCTTCCTGTGTTTGATGGAGAACGTCTTCTTCAGACTGACCTCCCCATCACTGCCTGTTACCCTGccaagaaacaacaaaaaaaaattctcctgCACTTTTGATCAACTGCTACTGATGAAGCTTGAAACATCTGTTTTAATATTCACATGTAACACAATACTTTTTGTTAATAGTCTGTCCAGTAAAACCAGCAAAGTGATTTCATTTCCTACGAAGGTGCATGTTTGCTCTGCTAATAAACAAACTACCCACTTTATAAACATACCCATACTTAGGCTAACCTAGTGATGAAATGTTCAAAAAGGAGCAGCACAGCAAAAGTTAATAATTCTTTTTAttagaatatttcatttctctctcGTGTCTCATGCCTGAATGACAGTCTTGCAGACAACCTGTGGAATCTTACGCATAAGACTAAATTCTCCTTTCCAAACTGGAATTGTAATTCTTCCCTTTCTACCACAGATAACAGTCAGACAGAGGAATAATCATGTAATACCTGTAGAGGCAAAGCTGGTTGATGGCACAGTTGATGAGGAGGAGAGGGTCACGAGCCTCCCTGGATGCCCAGGCCCTGAAGGAGAGGCATGTGATGGGACTGCCCTCACACACCACCAGCCTGGCAGATGCAGAGTTAGAAGTAATCACTATCATGATAATCTATGAGTGGGGCTACAATTGCAATGTATTAGACATAATGTCTTAAATTACTACAATTCAATATTGCAATATAACAGAAATAATGTCTGAAATCACTGCAGGGGTACATATATAATCTTACCCTATTAGTATGTTAGCATTGGTAGCTTTGGAAGAAGGAAATATAATCACTCATACAAGTATTAAATCATTAAATCATAAATCTATTATATCACACCTGAAATACTACATAGAAATACTGATAATTTACAGGAATAAACAGGGTTTCCAAAGACAGGGGAAAGGGTAACTGTCATAGGATCCATCTACTGTTCTTATTTTTcctgaatgaatatttacataAAGTATACAACCAAGTCAACACATTGGCTCAGTAAATCAACAAGAAAGACAGCAGTACAATAAACACATTAAACATCATGATTTTGTTAAATCTTACTGTTATCACATCCATGTCAGGGGCAGATCCATGAATTCCCTAGAGGGGAGGCAccttaacaaaattaaagggaggcGCATGcgcctccttttttctttttatttcttttgtttaaaaaataataataataaagggggtgcgcgcccggtgcgcccccctctggatccaccactgcatGTGTCCTGGTGGTTCACAGAAATCTATGAAATGCATCTTTTATAGTTACATCAAATTTGatctttccaatattcattGGTACACTGTATACAATACCATTTCTTCTTCTGCAATAGCTATAAACCTGTCATCATTATGTGCCTACATATTTGTACATAAAACATACCTCTTTCCCTTTGACAGTTTGCCTGTAGCCATGTCATACTGGAATGATGAAATTACAccctgaaataaaaagaaagccCACAAAACAAATGTACAGTGCATAACAACCCTTATTACACTGCTTCTACAAAATATGCTTTTAGGTATCACACTACAgtgaacaacaaaaatgataaaatcgtTGGCACTCACACTGTACACATTTGGGAAATAAGGACCTCTTTGCTTACACAAATTTCTTCAAGATGATAATTGACAATGTACAATATGACAGTGATTTGATCATTCACTTTTGTGGGAAATACTATTGAATTACAGCATCCTTTCATCTtttcttattctctttttttatttcagtttctCCTTCACACACTACAACAGTAACCTTGCCAAACAGATGTTTGGATACTTGTGTGTTATACATGAACTATAATCTGCTCGCTGGAAGGAAGGTGGTAGTTTGATGCTGTGACGCTAAAAGTACACTGCCATGTTGACACACAATTCAAGTTTGCCTTGTCTCAGAAACCAAACAGGGGCTCAAATTCCTTACCTTGTCATCCCCTCCCCACAGCAAGGCACCCGTGTCATCAAAGGTCAAGCACAAGACCTGACCGGTCAGTTTTCCCTGGCCCCCCTTGGTGGGTTTGCCCGTCGACACGTTCAACACCTGAACAACTCCACGGGCATTACCAGTCTGttatgttgttgatgttgtttttgtcagAGGGTGCAGATGTTAAGGaaattgttctttattttttcttatgaTTCAGAATATACCATATCTTCTCCATTCAAGCAAATACAAAGTGTTACATTTCTCTGTTTTATTTCAAAGCTAATAAAATATGTCAATAAGATATGGCCCAAAGTGTACTGGCACATAAAAACCCTAGAATTCAGTACCATGCTTCTTTGCACattggtaataaaaaaaaatgacagagtTTTGTGAGTCCTCTCTATACATTCAGTCATTATAAAATCTTACTTTATagaattacaaaaatatttcataaaattatgaaatgtcATCATTTTCACGCTTCTAGCAAAACTGCCAAATAACAACTACTGagtaaaaaacacacaaagtgATCACCATCAAAATAGTTCAGTTAATTTCTACTGCAAACTGCATAGGCACATAAATGGTTGaagaacaaaataacaaatcagGTTGTGCATGACAGAAAGTTTCTGACTTGACCGGTACACAGAAGGGATACGACCACCATGTTGTTGTTGAGTGGCTGGAAGCAGCAGGAAAGGAGAGGCGACTGCTGGGGGTCAGTCACCGTCCGGGCACATGAGCCACTACTGACCACCCAGAGTCTGGCCGTGCCGTCCAGGGAGCAGGACAGAATGAGGTCATTGGACAGGGACCAGCAGAAATCTGTCGATCAataataaaaaagcaacaaacaaaacaaacaaacatagataACCTAAGGTCTGCTTCAAATGTAGACAATAACATTCACGTACGATGACAATTTTAACAATGGCTACAAAAAAATCTTAAGTATCTATTCAACATT containing:
- the LOC140231805 gene encoding WD repeat-containing protein 13-like, yielding MTMATMWQQILAIDARYNAYRTPNNPQFRTLYIRRRSQLLRDSASSGLDPQIRKQYMKQRIQLLTERYGANISMSDQGSLRSRSASMMGSRTNLDMLDDSLGDFRTHRRQHSKGSFKLDKEDDQMRLVPTRNADASKAMAGGTTLAENYAFTGMHHIFDHHQKAVTAVKFANDDKSRIACSSLDKTISVCQVLPSPATVVCTLKGHTKGVTDFCWSLSNDLILSCSLDGTARLWVVSSGSCARTVTDPQQSPLLSCCFQPLNNNMVVTGNARGVVQVLNVSTGKPTKGGQGKLTGQVLCLTFDDTGALLWGGDDKGVISSFQYDMATGKLSKGKRLVVCEGSPITCLSFRAWASREARDPLLLINCAINQLCLYRVTGSDGEVSLKKTFSIKHRKENVRSSFCPLMSFREGACVVSGSEDMTVYFFDIERTAKPCVNKLQGHSAPVLGVGFNYDESLLATSDAEGLVIVWKRHQDEAVTATEQT